The Pantoea phytobeneficialis genome has a segment encoding these proteins:
- a CDS encoding Bug family tripartite tricarboxylate transporter substrate binding protein yields the protein MKNTIRTSLTAGLLVLSMSSVFAAAPERTECIAPAKPGGGFDLTCKLLQVSLQETGQITTPMRVTYMPGGVGAVAYNAIIAQRPAEAGTLVAYSGGSLLNLSQGKFGRYSVDDVKWLAAIGTDYGMVAVRDDAPWKTLGELMEAMKQDPTKVVVGAGASIGSQDWMKTALLAREAGIDPRKMRYVAFEGGGEPVTALLGNHIQVVSGDMSEMVPHLQSGKMRVLAVMADKRLPGELAQIPTAKEQGFNVEWPIIRGYYLGPKVSDADYQWWEDAFKKLVTTKEFQQQRDMRGLFEFNMFGSELDAYVKKQVATYREQAKSFGLAK from the coding sequence ATGAAAAATACTATTCGCACCAGCCTCACCGCAGGCCTGCTGGTCTTGTCAATGTCGTCAGTTTTTGCCGCTGCACCAGAACGCACTGAATGTATCGCCCCCGCGAAACCGGGTGGTGGTTTTGATCTGACCTGCAAATTGTTGCAGGTGTCCCTGCAAGAAACTGGGCAAATCACCACACCGATGCGCGTGACCTATATGCCTGGTGGCGTGGGTGCCGTCGCCTACAATGCCATCATTGCCCAGCGTCCGGCAGAAGCGGGCACCCTTGTCGCCTACTCAGGGGGTTCTCTGCTTAACCTGTCACAAGGCAAGTTTGGTCGTTATTCGGTGGACGACGTGAAATGGTTGGCGGCGATTGGCACTGATTACGGCATGGTCGCGGTGCGCGACGATGCGCCGTGGAAAACCCTCGGTGAATTGATGGAAGCAATGAAACAGGACCCCACCAAAGTGGTGGTAGGCGCTGGCGCCTCCATTGGTAGCCAGGACTGGATGAAAACCGCGCTGCTGGCGCGTGAAGCCGGTATCGATCCCCGCAAAATGCGTTATGTCGCCTTTGAAGGCGGTGGTGAACCCGTTACAGCGTTGCTTGGCAACCATATCCAGGTGGTCTCCGGCGATATGAGCGAAATGGTACCCCATTTGCAGAGTGGCAAAATGCGTGTTCTGGCCGTGATGGCTGACAAACGTTTGCCGGGCGAACTGGCGCAAATCCCCACCGCCAAAGAACAGGGCTTCAACGTTGAATGGCCGATTATCCGTGGTTACTACCTGGGGCCAAAAGTGAGCGATGCCGATTATCAATGGTGGGAGGATGCGTTCAAAAAGCTGGTGACCACCAAAGAGTTCCAGCAGCAGCGTGATATGCGCGGCCTGTTTGAGTTCAACATGTTTGGCAGCGAGTTAGACGCGTATGTAAAAAAACAGGTCGCCACCTATCGTGAACAGGCTAAATCGTTCGGTCTGGCGAAATAA
- a CDS encoding tripartite tricarboxylate transporter TctB family protein, whose amino-acid sequence MSDRIFASVWLLLCIAGLFIAWQIQSEYSYEPVGPRPFPMLLLGLMALCSVLMLLRQPDAIHWPAPATLRKLIVLCLMLMLYGWLFERMGFALCTTLLTFGIGLLFGARWWAAVISGGVMGIALFYAFDHLLDVTLPVGSWFS is encoded by the coding sequence ATGAGCGATCGTATTTTTGCCTCCGTCTGGCTGTTGCTGTGTATCGCCGGGTTGTTTATCGCCTGGCAGATTCAAAGCGAATACAGCTACGAACCGGTCGGGCCCCGCCCCTTCCCGATGCTGCTGCTCGGCCTGATGGCCTTGTGTTCGGTGTTGATGCTGTTGCGCCAACCGGATGCCATACATTGGCCCGCGCCAGCCACACTGAGAAAACTTATTGTCCTGTGTCTGATGTTGATGCTGTATGGCTGGCTGTTTGAACGCATGGGGTTTGCCCTCTGCACCACCCTGTTGACCTTCGGCATCGGTCTGCTGTTTGGCGCACGCTGGTGGGCAGCGGTGATTTCTGGTGGCGTGATGGGCATCGCACTGTTTTACGCCTTCGATCATCTGCTGGATGTCACGCTGCCGGTCGGCAGTTGGTTCAGTTAA
- the tctD gene encoding transcriptional regulator TctD produces MRLLLVEDTVELAGWLQKALTQKGFAVDWVADGVAADHVLQTEEYALVVLDVTLPRMNGLEVLARLRRREQKVPVLLLTARSALAQRVQGLNAGADDYLTKPFELDELEARLRALLRRGQGQLAQSQVIGQLERDNQGCFMLNRKPLRLTPREASVLTTLMRRPGHPVSRQHLYEQTFTLCDEASQESIELYVHRVRKKLAGSDVAIVTLRGLGYSLECQQCG; encoded by the coding sequence ATGCGTCTCTTACTGGTGGAAGACACGGTTGAGCTGGCGGGTTGGTTGCAAAAAGCGCTGACGCAAAAAGGATTTGCGGTTGATTGGGTCGCCGATGGCGTGGCGGCAGATCATGTTCTGCAAACCGAAGAGTATGCGTTGGTGGTGCTGGATGTGACGTTGCCGCGGATGAATGGTCTGGAAGTCCTGGCGCGTTTGCGTCGACGTGAGCAGAAAGTGCCGGTTCTGCTGCTGACTGCCCGTAGCGCGTTGGCGCAACGGGTTCAGGGTTTGAATGCCGGTGCAGATGATTATCTCACCAAACCTTTTGAGCTGGATGAGCTGGAGGCGCGCTTGCGCGCTTTGCTGCGGCGCGGCCAGGGGCAGTTAGCGCAATCACAGGTGATTGGTCAGTTGGAGCGGGATAACCAGGGCTGCTTCATGTTGAACCGTAAACCGCTGCGCCTGACGCCGCGCGAAGCGAGTGTGCTGACGACCCTGATGCGCCGACCGGGTCATCCGGTATCCCGCCAACATCTGTATGAACAGACCTTTACGCTGTGTGATGAAGCCAGTCAGGAGTCGATTGAGTTATATGTCCATCGGGTACGCAAAAAACTGGCGGGCAGCGATGTGGCGATCGTGACGCTGCGCGGATTAGGTTACAGCCTTGAGTGCCAGCAATGCGGTTGA
- a CDS encoding aspartate-semialdehyde dehydrogenase, which translates to MSDGWNIALLGATGAVGNAVLELLAERQFPVGEIYLLASENSAGETLRFEGRSVRVQDAAEFDWSQAQLAFFAAGRSASARYAEEAASQGCLVIDSSDLFALEPDVPLVVPDVNPQVLADYRNRNIICVADSLVSQLLSAIKPLVDAAGLGRLQVTNLMSVSSDGKSAVDALAGESARLLNGVPADEHYYGRQLAFNLLPQQVDSNGSVESERRLVDQVRKVLQDEGLPIAVSSVQAPVFYGNAQIVHVENLRPLSAEEARDELARAEDIRLSDEGDYPTQVQDASGNGELSVGCVRNDYGIPELLQFWSVADNIRFGGALMAVKTAEKLVQEYLY; encoded by the coding sequence ATGTCTGACGGCTGGAATATTGCGCTATTGGGCGCGACAGGCGCAGTAGGGAACGCTGTACTGGAACTGCTGGCGGAACGCCAGTTCCCGGTTGGTGAGATATATCTGCTGGCGAGCGAGAACAGCGCAGGCGAAACTCTGCGTTTCGAGGGGCGTTCGGTGCGGGTACAAGATGCGGCGGAATTTGACTGGTCGCAGGCGCAACTGGCCTTTTTCGCTGCCGGTCGCAGCGCCTCGGCGCGTTACGCCGAAGAAGCCGCCAGCCAGGGCTGCCTGGTGATCGACAGCAGCGATCTGTTCGCGCTGGAGCCGGATGTGCCATTGGTGGTGCCGGATGTGAATCCCCAGGTGCTGGCGGATTACCGCAACCGCAACATCATCTGTGTGGCGGATAGCCTGGTCAGCCAGCTGTTAAGCGCCATCAAACCGCTGGTGGATGCTGCCGGTCTGGGGCGTTTGCAGGTAACAAACCTGATGTCAGTCTCCAGCGATGGTAAGAGCGCGGTGGATGCGCTGGCGGGCGAGAGCGCGCGTCTGCTCAACGGCGTACCGGCGGATGAACATTATTATGGTCGTCAGCTGGCGTTTAACCTGCTGCCACAGCAGGTGGACAGCAACGGCAGCGTGGAGAGCGAACGTCGTCTGGTGGATCAGGTGCGCAAAGTGTTACAGGACGAAGGCTTACCGATTGCGGTGAGCAGCGTGCAGGCCCCGGTATTTTACGGCAATGCGCAGATCGTCCATGTGGAAAATCTGCGCCCCTTGTCTGCTGAAGAAGCGCGAGATGAACTGGCGCGTGCCGAGGATATCCGTCTGAGCGACGAAGGCGATTATCCGACTCAGGTGCAGGATGCGTCCGGCAACGGCGAATTGAGCGTTGGCTGCGTGCGTAACGATTACGGTATCCCAGAGCTGCTGCAATTCTGGTCAGTGGCTGACAACATCCGCTTCGGCGGCGCGCTGATGGCGGTCAAAACCGCTGAGAAGCTGGTGCAGGAGTATCTGTATTAA
- a CDS encoding sensor histidine kinase, whose translation MRLIHSLRGELLLWLGVPLLLLWGLSVYTHYQSALHAANQAYDRSLLASARTVAERLEVREKRIRVDVPWVVLDSFERNMNDQLFYQVISPEGETLSGYDDLPPLPATAPRSDAFPALVHFYDARYHLQPIRVAALWQPVSDEGVQGMALVLVAETLNSRHAFAEGLLRTALISQSILVLITLLLAGWLLRKVLRPLRRLSRLVLRRAPGELTPLPSLLPWSELQPLIIAFNRHLERLRGLLARQERFSADVSHQLRTPLTILKTQVGVALNSDDPQQWRESLQGMRHTLDDTVQLTDRLLQLAQIKARHGEDKAMARVDLAAIVQQACLSGYAAARHKQIDLGYEGASQLEVQGDVLLLAELCANLLDNAIKYTPAHGTVTARISAMGLEIEDSGPGIEEAYQQQALQPFSRLDHGQQQPGAGIGLALVKDICTWHGAQLTLDRSPQLGGLRVTISFR comes from the coding sequence ATGCGGTTGATCCACTCATTACGCGGCGAGTTGTTGTTGTGGCTGGGGGTCCCGCTGTTGCTGCTGTGGGGATTATCGGTCTACACCCACTATCAAAGCGCGTTGCATGCTGCGAATCAGGCTTATGACCGCTCCCTGCTGGCCTCGGCAAGGACCGTTGCGGAACGCTTGGAAGTGCGGGAAAAGCGTATTCGCGTCGATGTCCCCTGGGTGGTGCTGGATAGCTTTGAACGCAATATGAATGACCAGTTGTTCTATCAGGTGATCTCGCCAGAGGGGGAGACGCTGTCCGGTTACGATGATCTCCCCCCGTTACCCGCGACGGCCCCGCGATCGGACGCCTTTCCGGCGCTGGTGCATTTCTATGACGCGCGTTATCACCTGCAACCGATTCGTGTTGCTGCCCTGTGGCAACCGGTTAGTGACGAGGGCGTGCAGGGCATGGCGCTGGTGCTGGTGGCGGAGACGCTCAATTCACGCCATGCCTTTGCGGAAGGCTTGCTACGTACGGCGTTGATCAGCCAAAGTATTCTGGTGCTGATAACCTTGCTGTTGGCGGGGTGGCTGCTGCGCAAGGTGTTGCGGCCGCTGCGGCGCTTGTCGCGACTGGTGTTGCGGCGTGCTCCCGGTGAACTGACGCCGCTGCCGTCGCTGCTGCCGTGGTCGGAGCTACAACCGCTCATCATCGCCTTCAACCGTCATCTGGAGCGTTTACGCGGCCTGCTGGCACGCCAGGAACGCTTCAGCGCTGATGTTTCACACCAATTACGCACTCCGCTTACTATTCTGAAAACGCAGGTGGGGGTGGCGTTGAACAGTGACGATCCACAGCAATGGCGCGAAAGCCTGCAAGGCATGCGCCACACGCTGGATGACACCGTTCAGTTAACCGACCGGTTGTTGCAACTGGCGCAGATCAAGGCGCGCCACGGTGAAGATAAAGCAATGGCGCGTGTTGATCTGGCGGCGATTGTGCAGCAGGCGTGTTTAAGCGGCTATGCGGCGGCGCGGCATAAACAGATCGATCTGGGGTATGAAGGGGCCAGTCAGCTCGAGGTGCAGGGCGACGTGTTGCTGCTGGCGGAGTTGTGCGCCAATTTACTGGATAATGCCATCAAGTACACACCGGCGCACGGCACCGTCACGGCAAGAATCAGTGCGATGGGGCTGGAGATTGAAGACAGCGGTCCGGGGATTGAGGAAGCGTATCAGCAGCAGGCGCTGCAACCGTTTTCCCGGTTGGATCATGGTCAGCAGCAGCCTGGTGCGGGGATCGGGCTGGCGCTGGTGAAGGATATCTGCACCTGGCACGGGGCGCAGTTGACTCTGGATCGTAGCCCGCAGTTGGGCGGGCTACGGGTGACCATCAGTTTCCGCTGA
- a CDS encoding AraC family transcriptional regulator, with the protein MNLQVEYQPPVDASQLRYFMRFEQANAKTEYLPHAHAWGQVIFVKSHVLEMEVEGERLLTPADMPIWIPSGQRHSSYNHRQSLFRTFNLAADLCDGLPQQACLLNVDAIVHAIMDEFARRELEQPHSAADWRLCEVLVDRLRLAPVHKSYLPGSNDKLLAPILHALQAHPGDNTTLAQWAKRVFTTERTLARRCQQQLNMSFSEWRQRLRFLRAITLLEQGISVQAIAHELGYSSASALIVMFQHQAGTTPDRYRSRLG; encoded by the coding sequence ATGAATTTACAGGTTGAGTATCAGCCACCCGTCGATGCCTCGCAGCTGCGCTACTTTATGCGTTTCGAACAGGCCAATGCTAAAACCGAATATCTGCCGCACGCCCACGCCTGGGGACAGGTGATTTTCGTTAAAAGCCATGTACTGGAGATGGAGGTGGAAGGGGAACGCCTGCTGACGCCAGCAGATATGCCGATCTGGATCCCTTCGGGCCAGCGCCACAGCAGCTATAACCATCGTCAGTCGCTGTTCCGCACGTTCAATCTGGCGGCGGATTTGTGCGACGGCTTACCCCAACAGGCCTGCCTGCTCAATGTTGATGCCATTGTTCATGCCATTATGGACGAGTTTGCCCGGCGTGAGCTGGAGCAGCCGCACAGCGCAGCAGACTGGCGTTTGTGTGAGGTTTTAGTGGATCGGCTACGTCTTGCGCCGGTACATAAAAGTTACCTGCCTGGCTCGAATGACAAACTGCTCGCTCCGATCCTGCACGCCTTGCAGGCACACCCCGGTGATAACACCACGCTGGCACAATGGGCGAAGCGCGTGTTTACCACCGAGCGTACGCTGGCGCGACGTTGTCAGCAGCAGCTGAATATGTCGTTTAGCGAGTGGCGGCAGCGCCTGCGTTTTTTACGCGCTATCACCCTGCTGGAGCAGGGCATCAGCGTGCAGGCCATCGCCCATGAGCTGGGCTACAGCTCCGCTTCGGCGCTGATTGTGATGTTTCAGCATCAGGCGGGCACAACACCGGATCGCTATCGCAGCCGGTTAGGTTAA
- the pdxB gene encoding 4-phosphoerythronate dehydrogenase PdxB: MKILVDENMPYARELFSRTGEVLAVPGRPLPEAELADASGLMVRSVTKVNAALLAGTPVKFVGTATAGTDHIDEASLADAGIAFSAAPGCNAIAVVEYVFSSLLLLAERDGFALRDRTVGIVGVGNVGGRLHKRLQAWGVKTLLCDPPRADRGDAEDFRSLDEVVAQADILTFHTPLFKDGPYKSWHLADTALLMALKPNTILINACRGPVVDNAALLEVLKVRQDLSVVLDVWEPEPELSLDLLDKVDIATAHIAGYTLEGKARGTTQVFEAWCAFLGQPQQVPLDSLLPAPEFGRITLHGKLDQPTLKRLVHLVYDVRRDDAPLRKVAALPGEFDRLRKQYEERREWSSLQVICDDAEAAAMLNQLGFRASLQHS, from the coding sequence GTGAAAATTCTCGTCGATGAAAATATGCCGTACGCCCGTGAACTCTTTAGCCGCACCGGTGAGGTGCTGGCGGTGCCGGGGCGTCCGTTACCGGAAGCCGAACTGGCGGATGCCAGCGGGTTGATGGTGCGCTCGGTCACGAAAGTTAATGCCGCGCTGCTGGCAGGAACACCGGTGAAATTTGTTGGCACTGCGACGGCAGGCACCGACCATATCGATGAGGCCTCACTGGCTGATGCAGGAATCGCGTTCTCGGCAGCACCGGGCTGCAACGCCATCGCGGTGGTGGAATATGTCTTCTCCTCGCTGTTGTTGCTGGCGGAACGTGATGGTTTTGCGCTGCGCGATCGTACCGTGGGGATTGTCGGTGTCGGTAATGTCGGTGGCCGTCTGCACAAACGTTTACAGGCCTGGGGGGTGAAAACCCTGTTGTGCGATCCGCCGCGTGCCGATCGTGGCGATGCGGAAGATTTTCGCTCGCTGGATGAGGTGGTGGCACAGGCGGATATCCTGACCTTCCACACGCCATTGTTTAAAGACGGTCCGTATAAAAGCTGGCATCTGGCCGATACTGCGCTGTTGATGGCGCTGAAACCCAACACCATCCTGATCAATGCCTGCCGTGGTCCGGTGGTGGATAACGCCGCGCTGCTGGAAGTATTGAAAGTACGCCAGGATCTCAGCGTGGTGCTGGATGTGTGGGAGCCGGAACCGGAGCTGTCGCTGGACCTGCTGGATAAAGTTGATATCGCCACCGCCCATATCGCCGGTTATACCCTGGAAGGGAAGGCACGCGGTACCACGCAGGTGTTTGAAGCCTGGTGCGCATTCCTCGGTCAGCCGCAACAGGTGCCGTTGGATAGCCTGCTGCCTGCGCCAGAGTTTGGTCGCATTACCTTACACGGCAAGCTCGATCAGCCGACGCTGAAACGTCTGGTGCACCTGGTGTATGATGTGCGCCGCGATGATGCGCCGCTGCGTAAAGTGGCTGCGCTACCAGGTGAGTTTGACCGCCTGCGTAAGCAATATGAGGAGCGCCGCGAATGGTCGTCGTTGCAGGTGATCTGTGATGATGCAGAGGCGGCAGCGATGCTGAATCAACTCGGTTTCCGTGCCAGTTTGCAGCACAGTTAA
- a CDS encoding DMT family transporter encodes MNFLFPLVAVLIWSINTIVSKLSAGSIDPAAISFYRWILALAVLTPFALPGVWRHRRQIVASSGRLLILGLLGMVLYQSLAYYAAHSVSAVMMGILGATIPLLTILLSLVVLRLAPTRGILFGGLLSFVGLVWLVSAGNPAQLLNQRLGNGELMMLAASTSYALYGVLTKRWAIPLPTWQSLYVQIFFGVLLLLPGFLRAPDVSLNTHNIPLVLFAGLFASIIAPFLWILGVQRLGASTTSIFMNFVPVFTAIIAVLFLHEQLHAYHWIGGGMTLVGVILAQRLRTPLRRARAVTPPVSGN; translated from the coding sequence ATGAACTTTCTGTTTCCGCTGGTGGCGGTGCTGATTTGGTCAATCAACACCATCGTGAGCAAACTCTCCGCCGGTAGCATCGATCCTGCCGCGATCTCGTTTTATCGCTGGATTCTGGCGCTGGCGGTGTTGACCCCGTTTGCGCTACCGGGTGTCTGGCGTCATCGTCGCCAGATTGTTGCCAGTAGCGGGCGTTTACTGATCCTCGGCCTGCTCGGCATGGTGCTGTATCAAAGCCTTGCCTATTATGCGGCGCACAGCGTGTCGGCGGTCATGATGGGGATTCTGGGCGCGACTATTCCACTGCTGACCATTCTGCTCAGCCTGGTGGTGTTGCGCCTGGCACCGACGCGCGGCATTTTGTTTGGCGGGCTGTTGTCGTTTGTCGGTCTGGTGTGGCTGGTAAGCGCCGGAAATCCGGCGCAACTGCTGAATCAGCGCCTCGGCAACGGGGAGTTAATGATGCTGGCGGCGTCAACTTCATACGCGTTGTACGGTGTGCTCACCAAACGTTGGGCAATCCCGTTGCCCACCTGGCAAAGCCTGTATGTGCAGATTTTCTTTGGTGTGTTGTTGCTGTTGCCCGGTTTTCTGCGCGCGCCCGATGTGTCACTCAACACGCACAATATCCCACTGGTGCTGTTTGCCGGGCTGTTCGCGTCGATCATCGCCCCCTTCCTGTGGATCCTCGGCGTGCAGCGTCTGGGCGCCAGTACCACCAGCATCTTTATGAATTTTGTGCCGGTGTTTACCGCCATCATTGCCGTGTTGTTCCTGCATGAACAACTGCATGCATATCACTGGATTGGCGGCGGCATGACGCTGGTGGGGGTGATTCTGGCACAACGCCTGCGTACGCCACTGCGCCGCGCCCGCGCCGTGACGCCCCCCGTCAGCGGAAACTGA
- the flk gene encoding flagella biosynthesis regulator Flk, producing the protein MQPISGPGVPAGDRSPLTNATGRPGGPAGEQPLSPAQRTTLERLIVRIMSLSTLKAPELWAGVRHEVGVKNDAELQSRHFPAAEQHLNSRLTQVQDSHATRQLLQQLLEKLPQGNNRQAVSDFIRQQFNQTVLSALSPDQLRQVLTMLQNGQMAIPQPQQTRSSDRTLLPAEHQALNQQVTRLAASTGESPVKVLEDVLKLVNLKSGDPIPSRHFPLLTQYLQVRQTLSQQSAPTLHMLESSLKQPLTPSEQRLLEDYSQQRFQATPQMVLTPAQTQDLLNLLFSRRAEKNLEQPLAGSELHPQPIWAPWVSQLPAPLAQRPALTLSLALVVFIFLLWVFL; encoded by the coding sequence ATGCAACCTATTAGCGGTCCCGGTGTGCCCGCGGGCGATCGTTCCCCTCTCACCAACGCAACTGGCCGTCCCGGTGGCCCCGCTGGCGAGCAGCCATTAAGCCCTGCCCAGCGCACCACACTGGAACGTCTGATTGTGCGTATCATGTCGCTCAGCACCCTGAAAGCCCCGGAACTGTGGGCTGGCGTCCGTCATGAAGTTGGCGTAAAGAATGATGCGGAACTGCAATCGCGCCATTTTCCCGCTGCTGAGCAGCATCTCAACAGCCGCCTGACGCAAGTGCAGGACAGCCACGCCACGCGCCAGCTGTTGCAGCAATTGCTGGAAAAACTGCCGCAGGGTAATAACCGTCAGGCGGTGAGCGACTTTATCCGCCAGCAGTTTAATCAGACGGTGCTGAGTGCGTTGTCGCCGGATCAATTGCGTCAGGTGCTGACCATGTTGCAAAACGGTCAGATGGCCATCCCGCAGCCGCAACAAACGCGCAGCAGCGATCGCACCCTGCTGCCGGCTGAGCATCAGGCGCTGAATCAGCAAGTAACGCGTCTTGCCGCCAGTACCGGCGAATCGCCGGTTAAAGTGCTGGAAGACGTGCTGAAGCTGGTGAATCTGAAGAGTGGCGACCCGATCCCGTCACGTCACTTCCCACTGCTGACGCAATATTTACAGGTGCGGCAAACGTTGAGCCAACAGAGCGCGCCAACACTGCACATGCTGGAAAGCTCGCTCAAACAGCCGTTAACCCCCAGCGAACAACGCCTGCTGGAGGATTACAGCCAACAACGTTTCCAGGCCACACCGCAGATGGTACTGACCCCAGCGCAAACACAGGACTTACTGAATCTGCTGTTCAGCCGTCGCGCCGAGAAAAACCTGGAACAGCCGCTGGCTGGCAGCGAACTGCACCCTCAACCGATCTGGGCGCCGTGGGTTAGCCAACTGCCTGCGCCGCTGGCGCAGCGCCCAGCGTTGACCCTGAGCCTGGCGCTGGTAGTGTTTATTTTCCTGCTATGGGTTTTTCTGTGA
- a CDS encoding tripartite tricarboxylate transporter permease yields the protein MDTWSFLMQGFAVAMTPENLMIALIGCFIGTIVGLLPGLGPINGVAILMPLAFALHLPAESALILLATVYIGCEYGGRISSILLNVPGDAGAIMTALDGYPMAQQGKAGVALSISAVSSFIGSTIAIIGIILFAPLLANWSLAFGPAEYFALMVFAIACLGSMMSHNPLKSFLAALMGLGMATVGVDANTGVYRFTFDSVHLSDGIQFVVVVIGLFSVSEILLMLESTSSGQKMVRASGRMLFNMKEAAMSTGATLRASFIGFFVGVLPGAGATIASAIAYMTEKKISGSDQFGKGDIRGVAAPEAANNASACGSFIPMLTLGIPGSGTTAVMVGALTLYNITPGPAMFTEQPDIVWGLIAALLIGNVMLLIMNIPMINLFARMLTIPLWFLVPAIAAISAVGVYAVHSTTFDLLLMVGLGIFGYILRKMDFPMSPLILGFVLGEMLEQNLRRALSISNGNLPILWESLICKVLLVLAVAVLIVPPIWKRWRRKRVKLVEVK from the coding sequence ATGGATACCTGGTCTTTTCTGATGCAGGGTTTCGCCGTCGCCATGACGCCGGAAAACCTGATGATCGCCCTGATCGGCTGCTTTATCGGCACCATTGTCGGACTGCTGCCGGGACTTGGGCCAATTAACGGCGTGGCAATTCTGATGCCATTGGCATTTGCCCTGCACTTACCGGCGGAATCGGCGCTGATCCTGCTGGCGACGGTGTATATCGGCTGTGAATACGGCGGTCGCATTTCGTCGATTCTGCTAAATGTGCCGGGCGATGCCGGAGCGATTATGACCGCGCTGGATGGCTATCCCATGGCACAACAGGGCAAAGCCGGGGTGGCGCTATCGATTTCGGCCGTCAGTTCGTTTATTGGCTCCACCATCGCCATCATCGGCATCATCTTGTTCGCCCCTTTGCTGGCAAACTGGTCGCTGGCCTTTGGTCCGGCGGAGTATTTCGCCTTGATGGTGTTCGCTATCGCCTGCCTCGGCAGCATGATGAGCCACAACCCACTGAAGTCGTTCCTCGCCGCGTTGATGGGATTGGGAATGGCAACGGTGGGCGTTGATGCCAACACCGGCGTCTATCGCTTCACCTTCGACAGCGTGCATCTCTCCGACGGTATTCAGTTCGTGGTGGTGGTGATTGGCCTGTTCTCGGTGAGCGAAATTCTGCTGATGCTGGAATCCACCAGCAGCGGTCAGAAGATGGTGCGCGCCAGCGGCCGGATGCTGTTCAACATGAAAGAGGCGGCGATGTCGACCGGAGCGACCCTGCGTGCCTCTTTTATCGGCTTCTTTGTCGGCGTGTTACCCGGTGCCGGAGCAACCATTGCCAGCGCCATCGCCTACATGACCGAGAAAAAGATCAGCGGCAGCGATCAGTTTGGTAAAGGGGACATTCGCGGCGTGGCCGCCCCGGAAGCGGCCAATAACGCCTCGGCCTGCGGTTCGTTTATCCCGATGCTGACGCTGGGCATTCCCGGTTCCGGCACCACGGCGGTGATGGTCGGCGCGCTGACGTTGTACAACATCACCCCCGGTCCGGCGATGTTCACCGAGCAGCCGGATATTGTCTGGGGATTGATCGCCGCGCTGCTGATTGGCAACGTGATGTTGCTGATTATGAACATCCCGATGATTAACCTGTTCGCGCGCATGCTGACCATTCCGCTGTGGTTTTTGGTGCCGGCGATTGCGGCAATTTCCGCGGTGGGCGTCTATGCGGTGCACAGTACCACCTTTGACTTACTGTTGATGGTGGGACTGGGGATTTTTGGTTACATCCTGCGCAAGATGGATTTCCCGATGTCACCGTTGATCCTTGGCTTTGTGCTGGGGGAGATGCTGGAGCAAAACCTGCGACGCGCGTTGTCGATCAGCAACGGCAACCTGCCGATTCTGTGGGAAAGCCTGATCTGCAAAGTGCTGCTGGTGTTGGCCGTGGCGGTGCTGATCGTTCCCCCCATCTGGAAACGCTGGCGACGTAAACGTGTGAAACTGGTCGAGGTAAAATAA